One Methylobacterium sp. 77 DNA window includes the following coding sequences:
- a CDS encoding cation transporter codes for MAESCCGTSQIHAETHAHAHEHSPGDAHRHAAAAQAPKVSAHEESCGCSGGVPVFDGVDPRYKRVLWFVIALNGAMFVTEMAAGQAAGSQALKADALDFLADTVTYGLSLAVIGASLRTRSMAALAKGVSLSLMALWVFGSTVYQTLVLGVPSAEWMGGIGLMALGANVASVLLLMRYKDGDANVRSVWLCSRNDAIGNIVVMGAALAVWGTKSAWPDLAVAALMAGIFLTSSVQILKQAWAEYREGGRRIPAVAAE; via the coding sequence ATGGCCGAATCCTGCTGCGGCACGAGTCAGATCCACGCCGAGACCCACGCTCACGCACATGAGCATTCACCGGGCGACGCGCACCGTCATGCCGCGGCGGCGCAGGCTCCGAAGGTCTCGGCGCATGAGGAATCCTGCGGCTGCAGCGGCGGTGTTCCGGTCTTCGATGGGGTGGATCCGCGCTACAAGCGGGTGCTCTGGTTCGTCATCGCCCTCAACGGCGCGATGTTCGTCACCGAAATGGCGGCGGGGCAGGCGGCCGGATCGCAGGCGCTGAAGGCCGACGCCCTCGACTTCCTCGCCGATACGGTCACCTACGGCCTCAGCCTCGCGGTCATCGGGGCGAGCCTGCGGACCCGTTCGATGGCGGCGCTCGCCAAGGGAGTGAGCCTCAGCCTGATGGCGCTCTGGGTCTTCGGCTCGACGGTCTACCAGACCCTCGTCCTGGGCGTTCCGAGCGCGGAATGGATGGGCGGCATCGGCCTGATGGCGCTCGGCGCCAATGTTGCCTCGGTCCTGCTGCTGATGCGCTACAAGGACGGCGACGCCAATGTCCGGTCCGTCTGGCTGTGCTCGCGCAACGACGCCATCGGCAATATCGTCGTGATGGGCGCGGCCTTGGCCGTCTGGGGCACGAAATCGGCCTGGCCGGACCTCGCGGTCGCCGCCCTCATGGCCGGCATCTTCCTCACCTCTTCGGTCCAGATCCTGAAACAGGCCTGGGCCGAGTATCGCGAGGGCGGTCGGCGGATCCCGGCCGTGGCAGCGGAGTGA
- a CDS encoding helix-turn-helix domain-containing protein has protein sequence MAFSIGILSRRAGVKVPTIRYYEQVGLMPSPPRTEGQQRRYGESEVARLNFIRHARELGFEVDAIRELLAMSAQPDESCAEVDRLARRHLAEVEQRIARLISLRTELQRMVAECGHGRVGECRVIQVLADHGECDHDHDGARNGSSGFAGA, from the coding sequence ATGGCCTTCTCGATCGGAATCCTGTCGCGCCGCGCAGGAGTGAAGGTGCCGACGATCCGCTACTACGAGCAGGTCGGCCTGATGCCCTCGCCGCCGCGTACCGAGGGACAGCAGCGGCGCTACGGCGAGTCGGAAGTGGCACGGCTCAACTTCATCCGGCATGCGCGTGAACTCGGGTTCGAGGTCGACGCGATCCGCGAACTCCTCGCCATGAGTGCACAGCCGGACGAATCCTGCGCCGAGGTGGACCGCCTCGCCCGCCGGCATCTGGCGGAAGTGGAGCAGCGCATCGCCCGGCTGATCTCCCTGCGCACGGAGCTGCAGCGCATGGTGGCGGAATGCGGACACGGCCGGGTGGGCGAGTGCCGGGTCATCCAGGTTCTCGCCGACCACGGCGAATGCGACCACGACCATGACGGTGCGAGAAACGGCTCATCGGGTTTCGCCGGGGCGTAA
- the cysT gene encoding sulfate ABC transporter permease subunit CysT yields MAEPPLRPKRRFRQPSVIPGFGLTFGYTLTCLGVIVLLPLAALVARASGLGLSGIWGVATDPRVASALRVSFGVSLIAALTASIFGFLIAWVLTRYRFPGRKLVDAVVDLPFALPTAVAGIALASLYAPNGLVGEQLAKLGIEAAYTPVGIYIAMVFIGLPFAVRTVQPLIVEIDKEIEEASATLGAGRWHTLVKVVLPPLIPAVLTGFALAFARGVGEYGSIIFIAGNLPYVSEIAPLLIVIKLSEFDYGGACAIATIMLGISFLTLLAINLIQAWSRRRFGYV; encoded by the coding sequence ATGGCAGAGCCGCCTCTGCGTCCGAAACGACGCTTTCGTCAGCCCAGCGTGATTCCCGGCTTCGGGCTCACCTTCGGCTACACCCTAACTTGCCTCGGCGTCATCGTGCTGCTGCCGCTGGCCGCCCTCGTCGCCCGCGCCTCCGGCCTCGGACTTTCGGGGATCTGGGGGGTCGCCACCGATCCGCGGGTGGCCAGCGCCTTGCGGGTGAGCTTCGGCGTCTCGTTGATCGCGGCGCTGACAGCCTCGATCTTCGGCTTCCTCATCGCCTGGGTGCTCACCCGCTACCGGTTTCCCGGGCGCAAGCTCGTCGATGCCGTGGTGGACCTGCCCTTCGCGCTGCCCACCGCTGTGGCCGGCATCGCCCTCGCCTCGCTCTATGCGCCCAACGGGCTCGTGGGCGAGCAGCTCGCCAAGCTCGGGATCGAGGCCGCCTACACGCCGGTCGGCATCTACATCGCCATGGTCTTCATCGGCCTGCCCTTCGCCGTCCGGACGGTGCAGCCGCTGATCGTCGAGATCGACAAGGAGATCGAGGAGGCGTCCGCCACCCTCGGCGCCGGGCGCTGGCACACCCTGGTCAAGGTCGTGCTGCCGCCCCTGATCCCGGCGGTGCTCACCGGCTTCGCCCTCGCCTTCGCGCGCGGCGTCGGTGAGTACGGCTCGATCATCTTCATCGCCGGCAACCTGCCCTACGTCTCCGAGATCGCGCCGCTCCTCATCGTCATCAAGCTCTCCGAGTTCGATTACGGCGGTGCCTGCGCCATCGCCACGATCATGCTCGGGATCTCGTTCCTGACCCTGCTCGCCATCAACCTGATCCAGGCCTGGAGCCGCAGGAGGTTCGGTTATGTCTAG
- a CDS encoding sulfate ABC transporter substrate-binding protein, whose amino-acid sequence MSGAALAQTELLNVSYDPTRELYKDINAAFIEEWKAKTGETITVRAAHGGSGSQARTVIDGIPADVVTLGIPSDIDAISRLSKKIPADWRTKLPNEGLPYTSTVVFLVRKGNPKGVKDWGDLVKPDVKVITPNPKTSAGGRWNFLAAWGYAYEKEGKNADKANAFVGQLYKQVPVLDTGARGSTVTFAQRGLGDVLPTWENEAYLVFDEFGRDKFDVVVPPTSIYAEPPVALVDANVDKKGTRKQAEAYLQFLYTDKAQAIFAKHHYRPIKREAAKAEDLAQLPELKLFKIEDLQGNWDDIQKKNFDNGGLFDQLSKPAP is encoded by the coding sequence ATGTCCGGCGCGGCCCTGGCTCAGACCGAACTCCTCAACGTGTCCTACGATCCGACACGTGAGCTCTACAAAGACATCAACGCGGCCTTCATCGAGGAGTGGAAGGCGAAGACCGGCGAGACCATCACCGTCCGCGCGGCCCATGGCGGCTCCGGCTCTCAGGCTCGCACGGTCATCGACGGAATTCCCGCCGATGTGGTGACCCTGGGTATCCCCTCCGACATCGACGCGATCAGCCGCCTCTCCAAGAAGATCCCGGCCGATTGGCGGACGAAGCTGCCCAACGAGGGTCTGCCCTATACCTCGACCGTGGTGTTCCTCGTGCGCAAGGGCAATCCGAAGGGCGTGAAGGACTGGGGCGATCTGGTGAAGCCCGACGTGAAGGTCATCACCCCGAATCCGAAGACCTCCGCCGGCGGCCGCTGGAACTTCCTCGCGGCCTGGGGCTACGCCTACGAGAAGGAAGGCAAGAACGCGGACAAGGCCAACGCCTTCGTCGGCCAGCTCTACAAGCAGGTCCCGGTGCTCGACACGGGCGCGCGCGGCTCCACCGTGACCTTCGCGCAGCGCGGCCTGGGCGACGTGCTGCCGACCTGGGAGAACGAGGCCTATCTCGTCTTCGACGAGTTCGGTCGTGACAAGTTCGATGTGGTCGTGCCGCCGACCTCGATCTACGCCGAGCCGCCGGTCGCCCTCGTCGATGCCAATGTCGACAAGAAAGGCACCCGCAAGCAGGCCGAGGCCTATCTCCAGTTCCTTTACACGGACAAGGCGCAGGCGATCTTCGCCAAGCACCATTACCGTCCGATCAAGCGCGAGGCGGCCAAGGCCGAGGATCTCGCGCAGTTGCCGGAGCTGAAGCTGTTCAAGATCGAAGATCTTCAGGGCAACTGGGACGATATCCAGAAGAAAAACTTCGACAATGGCGGCCTGTTCGACCAGCTGAGCAAGCCGGCGCCGTAG
- a CDS encoding sulfate/molybdate ABC transporter ATP-binding protein: protein MESSTAIRVEGLSKTFDTAAVLHDLSLDVRAGELLALLGPSGSGKTTLLRIIAGLDFPDRGRIIFGGDDATRVPVQQRAVGFVFQHYALFKHMSVAENIAYGLKARKRADRPEKAEIKRRVGDLLDLIKLSGFADRYPSQLSGGQRQRIALARALAVEPRVLLLDEPFGALDAQVRKDLRRWLREIHDRTGQTTIFVTHDQDEALELSDRVAVLSKGRLEQIGTPDEVQENPVSSTVLKFLGDTIEVEAIVQGGEVRVNGRLTPVKAPSGLVGPVKLYARPWQLQFAEPDQAHLEGSVRSSYRSQGRQRIEVDRPEGKTVVVEASDTARLAAGRHVGLKIIGGYVFKD, encoded by the coding sequence GTGGAATCGTCAACCGCGATCCGGGTCGAGGGACTGTCGAAGACCTTCGACACGGCGGCCGTGCTGCACGACCTCTCCCTCGACGTGCGGGCGGGCGAGCTGCTGGCGCTGCTCGGGCCCTCGGGCTCGGGCAAGACGACGCTGCTGCGCATCATCGCCGGGCTCGACTTCCCCGATCGCGGCCGCATCATCTTCGGCGGCGACGATGCCACGCGCGTTCCCGTACAGCAGCGCGCCGTCGGCTTCGTGTTCCAGCACTATGCCCTGTTCAAGCATATGAGCGTGGCCGAGAACATCGCCTACGGCCTGAAGGCCCGTAAGCGCGCCGACCGGCCGGAGAAGGCCGAGATCAAGCGCCGCGTCGGCGATCTCCTCGACCTCATCAAGCTCTCGGGCTTCGCCGACCGCTACCCGTCGCAGCTCTCGGGCGGCCAGCGCCAGCGCATCGCGCTCGCCCGCGCCCTCGCCGTGGAGCCGCGCGTCCTTCTGCTGGACGAGCCCTTCGGCGCCCTCGACGCCCAGGTCCGCAAGGACCTGCGCCGCTGGCTCCGCGAGATCCACGACCGCACCGGCCAGACCACGATCTTCGTGACCCACGACCAGGACGAGGCCCTGGAACTCTCCGACCGCGTCGCCGTCCTGTCCAAGGGCCGCCTCGAACAGATCGGCACCCCCGACGAGGTCCAGGAGAACCCGGTCTCGTCCACCGTGCTCAAGTTCCTCGGCGATACGATCGAGGTCGAGGCGATCGTCCAGGGCGGCGAGGTGCGCGTCAACGGCCGGCTGACCCCGGTCAAGGCACCGAGCGGTCTCGTCGGCCCGGTCAAGCTCTATGCGCGGCCGTGGCAGCTGCAATTCGCCGAGCCCGACCAGGCCCATCTCGAAGGCTCGGTCCGCTCGTCCTATCGCAGCCAGGGCCGCCAGCGGATCGAGGTGGACCGGCCCGAGGGCAAGACCGTCGTGGTGGAAGCCTCGGACACCGCCCGCCTCGCCGCCGGCCGCCATGTCGGCCTGAAGATCATCGGCGGGTACGTGTTCAAGGATTGA
- a CDS encoding DUF3060 domain-containing protein yields the protein MRGFLLTIGVVALAYASPAQAEELLVEGVGLSRDVDCGGRDVGVYGAENAIALTGDCKQIVVHGSTHTVSFEKATALAISGANHKVTGGTVQQLTVAVSGNTVTATMGGVGVPGKLEMTGAGNRADLILAGPAAFSVSGADHVVEWSRKDGVPNPEVNAMGVKNTIRRKP from the coding sequence ATGCGCGGTTTTCTCCTGACGATCGGTGTGGTGGCCCTGGCTTACGCGAGCCCTGCGCAAGCGGAGGAGCTCCTCGTCGAAGGTGTCGGCCTGAGCCGGGACGTCGATTGCGGCGGCAGGGATGTCGGCGTCTACGGGGCGGAGAACGCCATCGCCCTGACGGGGGATTGCAAGCAGATCGTGGTTCACGGATCGACTCATACCGTCAGCTTCGAGAAGGCGACGGCTTTGGCGATCTCCGGCGCGAATCACAAGGTCACGGGCGGGACCGTGCAGCAGCTGACGGTGGCCGTATCGGGAAACACCGTGACGGCGACGATGGGCGGCGTCGGAGTTCCCGGAAAACTCGAGATGACGGGCGCCGGGAATCGCGCCGACCTGATCCTGGCGGGACCTGCGGCATTCAGCGTGTCCGGGGCCGACCACGTCGTCGAGTGGTCGCGCAAGGACGGTGTGCCGAACCCGGAGGTCAACGCCATGGGTGTGAAGAACACCATCCGGCGCAAGCCGTAG
- the cysW gene encoding sulfate ABC transporter permease subunit CysW translates to MSSAVATQPPARAESVVTEGRIVRWLLIGIAVVFLALFLVLPLVTVFIQAFAKGWSAYLAAFTETDARAAIRLTLLTAAIAVPFNLAFGIMASWAIAKFEFRGKNLLVTLIDLPFSVSPVVSGLIYVLVFGAQGILGPWLIEHDIQIIFAVPGIVLATIFVTFPFVARQLIPLMQEQGTAEEEAALTLGASGWHAFWTVTLPNIRWGLLYSVLLCNARAMGEFGAVSVVSGHIRGLTNTLPLHVEILYNEYNFVASFAVASLLAGLALVTLLVKSLLEWRFSAEIAAGARGH, encoded by the coding sequence ATGTCTAGCGCCGTCGCCACCCAACCACCCGCCCGCGCCGAGAGCGTGGTCACGGAAGGCCGTATCGTCCGCTGGCTGCTGATCGGGATCGCGGTGGTCTTCCTCGCGCTGTTCCTGGTGCTGCCGCTGGTGACGGTGTTCATCCAGGCCTTCGCCAAGGGCTGGTCGGCCTATCTCGCCGCCTTCACCGAAACGGATGCCCGCGCGGCGATCCGCCTGACCCTGCTGACCGCGGCGATCGCCGTGCCGTTCAACCTCGCCTTCGGCATCATGGCCTCCTGGGCGATCGCCAAGTTCGAGTTCCGCGGCAAGAACCTCCTCGTCACCCTCATCGACCTGCCGTTCTCGGTCTCCCCGGTCGTGTCGGGCCTGATCTACGTGCTCGTCTTCGGCGCACAGGGCATCCTCGGCCCGTGGCTGATCGAGCACGACATCCAGATCATCTTCGCCGTTCCCGGCATCGTGCTCGCCACGATCTTCGTCACCTTCCCCTTCGTCGCCCGCCAGCTGATCCCGCTGATGCAGGAGCAGGGGACCGCGGAGGAGGAAGCCGCGTTGACCCTGGGAGCGTCCGGTTGGCACGCCTTCTGGACCGTGACCCTGCCCAACATCCGCTGGGGGCTGCTCTACAGCGTGCTGCTCTGCAACGCTCGGGCGATGGGAGAATTCGGCGCGGTGTCGGTGGTCTCGGGCCACATCCGCGGATTGACCAACACACTGCCGCTCCACGTGGAGATCCTCTACAATGAGTACAACTTCGTTGCCTCTTTCGCCGTCGCTTCCCTCCTTGCCGGCCTCGCTCTTGTTACCCTCCTCGTCAAATCCCTCCTCGAATGGCGCTTCAGCGCCGAGATCGCAGCGGGCGCACGAGGTCACTGA
- a CDS encoding DUF4337 domain-containing protein, which produces MSGHGAVEGSNKKVALLISVLALFLALAETLAKGAQTEALSANVESSNQWAYYQARTIRGTILKTADETLALIPPGSINAEAITAKRTEWAKTMARWESDPATGDGRKELQEKARASQEHRDLALHRYHHYEFGSAAFQIGIVLASAQVITGIAALTLAGGFLGIAGLVMLGFGLYAPHVLPFFH; this is translated from the coding sequence ATGTCGGGTCATGGAGCCGTCGAAGGCTCGAACAAGAAGGTCGCGCTACTGATCTCGGTGCTGGCGCTGTTCCTGGCGCTGGCCGAGACCCTGGCCAAGGGTGCGCAGACCGAGGCGCTCAGCGCCAACGTCGAATCGTCCAACCAGTGGGCGTATTATCAGGCCCGCACCATCCGCGGCACGATCCTCAAGACCGCCGACGAGACCCTGGCGCTCATTCCCCCCGGCAGCATCAATGCCGAGGCGATCACCGCCAAGCGGACGGAATGGGCCAAGACCATGGCCCGCTGGGAATCGGACCCCGCCACCGGCGACGGGCGCAAGGAGCTGCAGGAGAAGGCGCGGGCGTCGCAGGAGCACCGCGACCTCGCCCTTCATCGCTACCATCATTATGAATTCGGCTCGGCCGCGTTCCAGATCGGCATCGTGCTCGCCTCGGCACAGGTCATCACCGGCATCGCGGCCCTGACGCTGGCAGGCGGTTTTCTCGGCATCGCCGGCCTCGTGATGCTCGGGTTCGGCCTCTACGCACCGCATGTCCTGCCGTTCTTCCACTGA
- the zapE gene encoding cell division protein ZapE, whose protein sequence is MLVSSGAIERDPAQIHLVRALDRLVQDLDRRRRAKKGSALGWLFGRSSDSEGPPKGLYIWGSVGRGKTMLMDLFHEAAPGKKRRVHFHGFLSDAHERIHAHRQALKAGTAKGDDPIPVVADALAEEATLLCFDEFTVTDIADAMILGRLFGALFKRGVTVVATSNVEPDRLYEGGLNRALFLPFVDELKNRVEILRLDSRTDFRLEKLGGASVYHVPADETATAALDRAFKGLTGKARGKPTTIRVKGREVAVPEEAAGVARFTFSDLCAQPLGASDYMAIAHAFQTVIVSDIPVMGEENRNEAKRFIILVDTFYDAHVKLIASAAAEPTGLYTVTEGREAFEFDRTVSRLIEMRSSEYLALPHGRGDSEASGSSSGLVET, encoded by the coding sequence ATGCTGGTCTCGTCCGGCGCCATCGAGCGTGACCCGGCCCAGATCCATCTGGTGCGCGCGCTCGACAGGCTGGTGCAGGATCTCGACCGACGCCGACGGGCGAAGAAGGGCAGCGCGCTCGGCTGGCTGTTCGGGCGCAGCAGCGACAGCGAGGGCCCGCCGAAGGGCCTCTACATCTGGGGCTCCGTCGGGCGCGGCAAGACCATGCTGATGGACCTGTTCCACGAGGCGGCGCCGGGCAAGAAGCGCCGCGTGCATTTCCACGGCTTCCTGTCCGATGCGCATGAGCGCATCCACGCCCACCGGCAGGCCCTGAAGGCGGGCACGGCCAAGGGCGACGACCCGATTCCGGTGGTGGCTGACGCCCTCGCCGAGGAGGCGACGCTGCTCTGCTTCGACGAATTCACCGTGACCGACATCGCCGATGCGATGATCCTCGGGCGGCTGTTCGGGGCATTGTTCAAGCGCGGCGTCACCGTGGTGGCGACATCGAATGTCGAGCCCGACCGGCTCTACGAGGGCGGCCTCAACCGCGCGCTGTTCCTGCCCTTCGTGGACGAACTCAAGAACCGGGTGGAGATCCTGCGCCTCGATTCCCGCACCGATTTCCGTCTGGAGAAGCTCGGCGGCGCCTCGGTCTATCACGTGCCCGCCGACGAGACCGCGACGGCCGCCCTCGACCGGGCATTCAAGGGGCTCACCGGCAAGGCCAGGGGCAAGCCGACCACGATCCGCGTGAAGGGCCGCGAAGTGGCCGTGCCGGAAGAGGCCGCCGGCGTCGCCCGGTTCACGTTCTCGGACCTTTGCGCCCAGCCGCTCGGCGCCTCCGACTACATGGCCATCGCCCATGCCTTCCAGACGGTGATCGTGTCCGACATCCCCGTGATGGGTGAGGAGAATCGCAACGAGGCCAAGCGCTTCATCATTCTGGTGGACACGTTCTACGATGCCCACGTGAAGCTGATCGCTTCCGCCGCGGCCGAGCCGACCGGGCTCTACACGGTGACCGAAGGCCGCGAAGCCTTCGAATTCGACCGCACGGTCTCGCGCCTCATCGAGATGCGATCGTCGGAATACCTCGCCTTGCCGCATGGGCGTGGGGATTCCGAGGCCAGCGGCTCCAGTTCCGGGTTGGTCGAGACCTGA
- a CDS encoding xanthine dehydrogenase family protein molybdopterin-binding subunit encodes MIHDAQLMTDLATETAAAPSALANVSRRAMLGGMGALVLALSWRDSARAEDKKDEPKKFGADAMPHGWQDDPKVFVAIAPDGTVTITCHRSEMGQGVRTSVALVVADELEADWAKVKVAQAWGDEARFGNQDTDGSRSLRHFFPHLRHAGAAAKAMLVQAAAKQWGVPVTEVKAENSVLTHAKSKRTLGYGDVAAAAAELAVPARESVTLKDPKAFKFIGKGKIGLIDNRDITTGKAIYGLDIRLDGMLYALVARPPVFGGKVASYDDAETMKIPGVVKVFKIDAPEIPSEFQPIGGVAVIAKNTWAAMKGREALKITWDDGPNANYDSVAFRGELEKAARAPGKVVRNQGDVDGAMAKAKRRVEAEYFVPHLVQAPMEPPAATVRIKDGFCEAWACTQAPQATHDRLAKKLNLPADKVKVNVTLLGGGFGRKSKPDYVVEAALCSQAVDGAPVKLTWTREDDLHHGYYHTISVERLEAGLDDKGMPVAWLHRSAAPTIGSIFAAGAKNELPFELGMGLTNTPFDVPNIRLENPAADAHVRIGWFRSVSNIPHAFAIQSFVAELAHAAGKDPKEYLLALIGPDRVIDPTSIGDVWNYGEDPARYPIETARLRGVIETAAKGIGWGRKLAKGRGLGIAGHYSFVTHTAVAAEVEVGSKGEVSVKRIDIAVDCGPHVNPERIRSQMEGAVVMGMGLALSAEITFKDGRAQQNNFDGYEITRLDAAPKELHVHLIQNNDYSRPLGGVGEPGVPPVAPAIANAVFAATGRRIRQLPIRDQLSS; translated from the coding sequence GTGATTCACGACGCCCAGCTCATGACCGATCTCGCCACCGAGACGGCCGCTGCCCCCAGCGCCCTCGCCAATGTCAGCCGCCGTGCCATGCTCGGCGGCATGGGCGCCCTGGTGCTCGCCCTGTCATGGCGGGATTCCGCGCGCGCCGAGGACAAGAAGGACGAGCCGAAGAAATTCGGGGCCGATGCCATGCCGCATGGCTGGCAGGACGACCCGAAAGTGTTCGTGGCCATCGCCCCCGACGGCACCGTGACCATCACCTGCCACCGCTCGGAGATGGGCCAGGGCGTGCGCACCTCCGTCGCCCTCGTGGTCGCCGACGAGCTCGAGGCCGATTGGGCCAAGGTGAAGGTCGCCCAGGCCTGGGGTGACGAGGCCCGGTTCGGCAACCAGGATACCGACGGCTCGCGTTCGTTGCGCCACTTCTTCCCGCATCTGCGCCATGCGGGTGCGGCCGCGAAGGCCATGCTGGTCCAGGCCGCCGCCAAGCAATGGGGCGTGCCGGTGACCGAGGTGAAGGCCGAGAACTCGGTCCTCACCCATGCCAAGTCGAAGCGCACCCTCGGCTACGGCGACGTGGCGGCAGCTGCCGCCGAACTCGCCGTGCCCGCCCGCGAGAGCGTGACCCTGAAGGATCCCAAGGCCTTCAAGTTCATCGGCAAGGGCAAGATCGGCCTCATCGACAACCGCGACATCACCACCGGCAAGGCGATCTACGGCCTCGATATCCGGCTCGACGGGATGCTCTACGCCCTCGTCGCCCGCCCGCCGGTCTTCGGCGGCAAGGTCGCGAGCTACGACGATGCCGAGACCATGAAGATCCCCGGCGTGGTCAAGGTGTTCAAGATCGACGCGCCCGAGATCCCGTCCGAGTTCCAGCCGATCGGCGGCGTCGCCGTCATCGCCAAGAACACCTGGGCGGCGATGAAGGGCCGCGAGGCCCTGAAGATCACCTGGGACGACGGCCCGAACGCGAATTACGATTCCGTCGCCTTCCGTGGCGAGCTGGAGAAGGCGGCGCGTGCGCCCGGCAAGGTCGTGCGCAATCAGGGCGACGTCGACGGCGCGATGGCAAAGGCCAAGCGCCGGGTCGAGGCCGAGTATTTCGTGCCCCACCTCGTCCAGGCCCCGATGGAGCCGCCGGCAGCGACCGTGCGGATCAAGGACGGGTTCTGCGAAGCCTGGGCCTGCACCCAGGCGCCACAGGCGACGCATGACCGCCTAGCCAAGAAGCTCAACCTGCCCGCCGACAAGGTCAAGGTGAACGTGACGCTGCTCGGCGGCGGCTTCGGCCGCAAGTCGAAGCCCGATTACGTGGTCGAGGCGGCCCTGTGCTCGCAGGCCGTCGACGGTGCCCCGGTGAAGCTCACCTGGACCCGCGAGGACGATCTCCACCACGGCTACTACCACACCATCTCGGTGGAGCGCCTGGAGGCCGGCCTCGACGACAAGGGCATGCCGGTGGCCTGGCTCCATCGGTCGGCCGCCCCCACGATCGGCTCGATCTTCGCCGCCGGCGCCAAGAACGAGCTGCCCTTCGAACTCGGGATGGGGCTGACCAACACGCCCTTCGACGTGCCCAACATCCGGCTCGAGAACCCGGCGGCGGACGCGCATGTGCGGATCGGCTGGTTCCGCTCGGTCTCGAACATCCCGCACGCCTTCGCGATCCAGTCCTTCGTCGCCGAGTTGGCGCATGCGGCGGGCAAGGACCCGAAGGAGTACCTGCTGGCCCTGATCGGCCCCGACCGGGTGATCGACCCGACCAGCATCGGCGACGTCTGGAACTACGGCGAGGATCCCGCCCGCTACCCGATCGAGACCGCGCGCCTGCGCGGGGTCATCGAGACGGCGGCCAAGGGAATCGGCTGGGGCCGCAAGCTGGCGAAGGGACGGGGCCTCGGCATTGCCGGGCATTACAGCTTCGTCACCCACACGGCGGTCGCGGCCGAGGTGGAGGTGGGCTCCAAGGGCGAGGTCTCGGTCAAGCGCATCGACATCGCCGTCGATTGCGGGCCGCACGTCAACCCGGAGCGGATCCGCTCGCAGATGGAGGGCGCCGTCGTCATGGGGATGGGCCTGGCCTTGTCGGCCGAGATCACCTTCAAGGACGGGCGCGCGCAGCAGAACAACTTCGACGGCTACGAGATCACCCGTCTCGACGCCGCCCCGAAGGAGCTGCACGTCCACCTGATCCAGAACAACGACTACAGCCGCCCGCTCGGTGGTGTCGGTGAGCCGGGCGTGCCCCCCGTGGCGCCGGCCATCGCCAACGCGGTCTTCGCCGCCACCGGCCGCCGGATCCGGCAGTTGCCGATCCGCGACCAGCTGAGCTCGTAA
- a CDS encoding (2Fe-2S)-binding protein: protein MIKLTVNGAERSFDGDPDMPLLWFLRDEVGLTGTKFGCGQALCGACTIHLGGTAVRGCVTPVSAAEGQEVVTIEGLSPDGNHPVQAAWRDLNVAQCGYCQCGQMMQAASLLKDTPKPNDDQIDEAMSGNLCRCGTYPRIRAAIHQAAGNAPATNKGERL, encoded by the coding sequence ATGATCAAACTCACCGTGAACGGGGCTGAACGCAGCTTCGACGGCGATCCCGACATGCCGCTGCTCTGGTTCCTGCGCGACGAAGTCGGCCTCACCGGCACCAAGTTCGGCTGCGGACAGGCCCTGTGCGGCGCCTGCACCATCCATCTCGGCGGCACCGCCGTGCGCGGCTGCGTCACCCCCGTCTCCGCGGCCGAGGGCCAGGAGGTGGTGACCATCGAAGGGCTCTCGCCCGACGGCAACCACCCGGTCCAGGCGGCGTGGCGCGACCTCAACGTGGCGCAATGCGGCTATTGCCAGTGCGGGCAGATGATGCAGGCGGCGTCCCTCCTCAAGGACACCCCGAAGCCCAACGACGACCAGATCGACGAGGCGATGAGCGGCAACCTCTGTCGCTGCGGCACCTACCCGCGCATCCGCGCCGCGATCCATCAGGCCGCCGGTAACGCCCCCGCCACCAACAAGGGAGAGCGCCTGTGA